One Deltaproteobacteria bacterium genomic window carries:
- a CDS encoding NAD(P)-dependent alcohol dehydrogenase, with product MQAKGMAALSAKTPLAPFTFERREPKEHDVVIDIKFCGICHSDIHQARNEWGGSMFPMVPGHEIAGVVRAVGSKVSRHQVGDSVGIGCFVDSCRVCAHCKQELDQYCLEGNTQTYNSYERDGKSRTQGGYSNVIVADENYVLKIPKSIPLDKAAPLLCAGITLYSPLSHWKAGPGKKVAIMGLGGLGHMGVKIARALGAEVSVLSHSEKKREDALKLGAHHFISTHDKEIFKKYANYFDLIINTVSSADIDMHEYFGLLKLDATLVSVGAPDKPLSISPFPLIIMRRNFAGSVIGSIKETQEMLDFCSHHKITPEIELIAPEQVNMAYERILKSDVRYRFVMDMAKI from the coding sequence ATTCAAGCAAAAGGAATGGCTGCACTTTCTGCGAAAACGCCACTAGCACCTTTCACTTTCGAGCGACGCGAGCCTAAAGAGCATGATGTTGTCATCGATATTAAGTTTTGTGGAATCTGTCATTCTGATATTCATCAGGCCCGGAATGAGTGGGGAGGATCCATGTTTCCAATGGTTCCAGGGCATGAGATAGCTGGTGTGGTTCGTGCGGTAGGATCAAAAGTGAGCCGACATCAAGTTGGCGATTCTGTGGGTATTGGTTGTTTCGTTGATTCTTGCCGTGTGTGCGCTCACTGTAAACAAGAACTGGATCAATATTGTCTTGAGGGTAATACTCAAACCTATAACTCCTATGAACGCGATGGGAAATCACGTACTCAAGGTGGTTATTCTAATGTCATCGTTGCTGATGAAAATTATGTTTTAAAGATTCCAAAATCAATTCCATTAGATAAAGCGGCTCCGTTATTGTGTGCAGGGATTACTTTGTATTCGCCATTGTCTCATTGGAAGGCAGGGCCAGGAAAAAAAGTTGCCATCATGGGGTTAGGTGGACTTGGGCACATGGGGGTAAAAATTGCGAGAGCTCTTGGTGCGGAAGTGTCTGTCCTAAGTCACTCAGAAAAAAAACGTGAAGATGCCCTGAAGCTGGGGGCTCACCATTTTATTTCAACACATGACAAAGAAATTTTTAAGAAATATGCAAATTATTTTGATTTAATTATCAACACCGTTTCTTCTGCCGACATTGATATGCATGAATACTTTGGTCTCTTAAAGCTTGATGCAACGCTTGTGTCTGTTGGCGCTCCTGACAAGCCATTATCAATTTCTCCATTTCCACTCATTATAATGCGTCGAAATTTTGCAGGATCTGTCATAGGCTCCATCAAAGAGACTCAAGAAATGTTGGATTTTTGTTCTCATCATAAGATAACTCCAGAAATAGAACTGATCGCACCAGAACAGGTTAACATGGCGTACGAGCGAATCCTTAAAAGTGATGTCCGCTATCGATTTGTAATGGATATGGCAAAAATATAA
- a CDS encoding GNAT family N-acetyltransferase, with protein MKIITKELKPSFWNDLEILFGSNGACGGCWCMSWRTEKGENWENIKGNNAKNRFKKLVTSGKAHGVLAYADGVPVGWCSFDRRKDYPKLDRAPSFKCTDANDVGSIPCFFVKNGYRGKGIAGKLLEHAEKVMKKMKFKILEGYPVKPSKAYKDKIPAAFAWTGTQPLFLKAGFEIVGNKTGGKQRVRKKL; from the coding sequence GTGAAAATCATAACCAAGGAACTGAAACCATCATTCTGGAACGACCTAGAAATTTTGTTTGGTAGCAATGGTGCATGCGGTGGTTGTTGGTGCATGTCTTGGAGAACTGAAAAAGGAGAGAATTGGGAAAATATAAAAGGTAACAATGCTAAAAACCGATTTAAAAAATTAGTGACCAGTGGCAAAGCTCATGGAGTCCTCGCCTATGCTGATGGAGTTCCGGTTGGTTGGTGCTCTTTCGATCGACGAAAGGATTATCCAAAACTAGATCGAGCACCCAGTTTTAAATGTACTGACGCAAACGATGTAGGGTCTATTCCCTGTTTTTTTGTAAAAAATGGTTATCGAGGTAAAGGTATAGCTGGAAAACTATTGGAACACGCTGAAAAAGTTATGAAAAAAATGAAATTTAAAATTCTAGAAGGTTACCCGGTAAAACCAAGCAAAGCCTACAAAGATAAGATTCCTGCTGCCTTTGCATGGACAGGGACTCAACCACTTTTTTTAAAGGCCGGCTTTGAAATTGTTGGAAATAAAACAGGAGGAAAACAGCGTGTACGTAAGAAACTATGA
- a CDS encoding cysteine synthase family protein produces MIGNTPLIELSRLHSGPGRLFAKAEFVQPGGSVKDRAAKTIIEMAYEKKILSPRKPVIEQTSGNMGAGLAVVCAIKGNPFTAVMSAGNSFERVKMLRGLGAEVLQVDQVDGEPGQVTGKDIAKATEVAINLAKEQNGYYVDQFNNPGSIIAHEKSTGPELWNSLGKNLDAFITAVGSGGTFVGTSTFLKNKNSNIKCLAVEPLGAEILAKKIVSKPKHQLQGIGYGIKPPHWCSNLADGYLAVSDEEANHYRMLLAFKEGLYVGFSAAANVAASVNYLNSHPSGELLTVATILCDTGLKY; encoded by the coding sequence ATGATTGGGAATACTCCATTGATTGAACTTAGTCGCCTGCATTCTGGCCCTGGTCGACTATTCGCAAAAGCTGAATTTGTTCAACCTGGCGGGAGTGTTAAAGACCGTGCTGCCAAAACGATTATTGAAATGGCCTACGAAAAAAAAATTCTTTCACCTAGAAAACCTGTTATTGAACAGACTAGCGGTAATATGGGTGCAGGTCTCGCTGTTGTGTGTGCCATAAAGGGTAATCCTTTTACTGCCGTAATGTCAGCTGGAAATAGCTTTGAACGAGTCAAAATGTTGCGTGGTTTAGGAGCTGAAGTTCTTCAAGTTGACCAAGTAGATGGAGAACCAGGGCAAGTAACTGGAAAAGATATCGCCAAGGCGACCGAAGTGGCCATTAACTTAGCTAAGGAGCAAAATGGTTATTATGTTGATCAATTTAACAATCCAGGAAGTATTATAGCTCATGAAAAATCCACAGGTCCAGAACTGTGGAATTCGCTTGGCAAGAATCTAGATGCCTTTATCACAGCCGTTGGAAGTGGGGGAACTTTTGTAGGCACTTCCACTTTTTTGAAAAACAAAAATTCAAATATTAAGTGCCTTGCTGTAGAACCTCTAGGCGCTGAAATTTTAGCAAAAAAAATTGTTTCAAAACCAAAACATCAACTACAAGGAATTGGATATGGGATTAAACCTCCACACTGGTGTTCAAATTTAGCCGATGGTTACTTGGCTGTTTCTGATGAAGAAGCAAATCATTACCGAATGCTGCTGGCTTTCAAAGAAGGTCTTTATGTGGGTTTTTCAGCTGCAGCTAATGTTGCTGCATCGGTAAATTATTTGAATTCACATCCTTCAGGAGAGTTATTGACCGTAGCAACTATATTGTGCGACACTGGATTAAAATACTGA